A single region of the Mus caroli chromosome 16, CAROLI_EIJ_v1.1, whole genome shotgun sequence genome encodes:
- the LOC110311858 gene encoding olfactory receptor 5K1, which yields MLEGNHTMKREFVLTGFTDHPEMKGLLFAVFFFIYLITMIGNMGLVILISKERSLHTPMYIFLGNLAFIDSCCACAVTPKMLENFFSEDRIISLYECMAQFYFLCTVETADCFLLSAMAYDRYVAICNPLQYHTMMSKKLCLQMTTGAFIAGNLHSMVHVGLLFRLVFCGSNQINHFYCDILPLYRLSCVDPYINELILFVFSGSIQVFTIGCVLISYLYIVFTIFQMKSKEGRVKAFSTCASHFLSVSLFYGSLFFMYIRPNLLEEGDKDIPAAILFTIVVPLLNPFIYSLRNKEVKNVLQKILQKKIISKNFKQASIIV from the coding sequence ATGCTTGAAGGAAACCACACCATGAAACGTGAGTTTGTCCTCACAGGATTTACAGACCACCCTGAAATGAAGGGCCTTCTGTTTGCAGTATTCTTTTTCATCTATCTGATTACCATGATAGGGAATATGGGTCTGGTGATTCTGATTTCCAAAGAACGTTCTCTTCACACCCCAATGTACATCTTTCTGGGCAACCTGGCTTTTATAGATTCTTGTTGCGCCTGTGCTGTTACTCCTAAAATGTTGGAGAACTTTTTTTCTGAAGACAGAATAATCTCTCTGTATGAATGCATGGcacagttttattttctgtgcactGTTGAAACTGCAGACTGCTTTCTTCTATCAgcaatggcctatgaccgctatgtggccatatgCAATCCACTGCAGTACCACACCATGatgtccaagaagctctgccTTCAGATGACCACAGGAGCCTTCATAGCTGGAAACCTGCATTCTATGGTTCATGTGGGGCTATTATTTAGACTAGTATTCTGTGGGTCTAATCAAATCAACCACTTTTATTGTGATATTCTTCCTTTGTACAGACTCTCCTGTGTTGACCCCTATATCAACGAGCTTATATTATTTGTCTTTTCAGGCTCAATCCAAGTCTTCACAATAGGTTGTGTTCTCATATCTTACCTTTACATTGTTTTTACaattttccaaatgaaatccAAAGAGGGAAGGGTCAAAGCCTTCTCCACCTGTGCATCCCACTTTCTgtctgtttcattattttatggatctcttttctttatgtacattagACCAAATTTGCTAGAAGAAGGTGATAAGGATATACCAGCTGCTATTTTATTTACAATTGTGGTCCCTTTACTAAACCCATTTATTTATAGcttgagaaataaagaagtaaagaatGTCTTGCAGAAAAttctgcagaaaaaaataatctcaaaaaattttaaacaagcTTCTATTATTGTGTAA